The sequence ACGCTGATGCCCAGCTCGGCCGTGCCGTGGCGGTGGTTGATGCCGCGCAGGTCCAGGCTGCCGATAAACCGCTCGGTTTCCCGCACGTAGATGCCGAAGGTGACCTGCTCGGGACTGCTTTTGCTGACGCTCTCGAAGTACGCTTCCTCGTCCTGCAAGCTGAACGCCGCGCCGAACGCCCCCAGGTAAGTGGTCAGCTCCAGATTGGCGAAATAACGGGCCATCTCCGGTACGTCCTCGCGGCGCAGGCGAGCCAACACGACTTTTTCCCCGGTCAGAACGGGATGCAACGTGGGAGACCGTTCACTCATGGCCCAGGCTAGCGCGGGCGCGGCGGCGAGCGGTAAGCCAATTGGCGCAGAGGCTTGCTCCACCTTTGGCATGATGCCGCCGGCCGGCACGCGGCGTAGCCTGCGCGCTGGGAGGCCCCATGAACAACGCACGCTACCTGACCCTGAATTCCGTA is a genomic window of Deinococcus proteolyticus MRP containing:
- a CDS encoding GNAT family N-acetyltransferase → MSERSPTLHPVLTGEKVVLARLRREDVPEMARYFANLELTTYLGAFGAAFSLQDEEAYFESVSKSSPEQVTFGIYVRETERFIGSLDLRGINHRHGTAELGISVHSPDHWGGGYGSEAVRLMVEYGMYFLGLYNIQLNVFAYNVRGIRAYEKVGFREIGRRTGAVRLGQERFDSVLMEITADRVDTARMRGLVRLLE